The following coding sequences are from one Brienomyrus brachyistius isolate T26 chromosome 15, BBRACH_0.4, whole genome shotgun sequence window:
- the prdx6 gene encoding peroxiredoxin-6 codes for MPGILLGDVFPDFEADTTVGRISLHAFLGNSWGVLFSHPRDYTPVCTTELGRAAKLSAEFRKRDVKMIALSLDSVEDHLGWSKDILAYNSDSSCNALPFPIIADDKRELAVKLGMLDPDERDKDGMPLTARCVFVIGPDKKLKLSILYPATTGRNFDELLRVIDSLQLTAQKRVATPVDWKPGDNVMVVPNLSDDEAASLFPSGVTTKDLPSGKKYLRYTPQP; via the exons ATGCCCGGGATACTGCTGGGAGACGTTTTCCCGGACTTCGAGGCGGACACCACCGTCGGGAGGATCAGCCTGCACGCTTTCCTGGGAAACTC cTGGGGAGTCTTATTCTCGCACCCACGTGACTACACCCCGGTGTGCACCACCGAGCTGGGCCGGGCCGCCAAGCTCAGCGCCGAGTTCCGCAAGCGTGACGTCAAGATGATCGCCCTGTCCCTCGACTCCGTGGAGGACCATCTAGGTTGGAGCAAG GACATCCTCGCCTACAATAGCGACTCTTCCTGCAATGCCTTGCCCTTCCCCATCATCGCGGACGACAAGCGGGAGTTAGCCGTCAAGCTAGGCATGCTGGATCCGGACGAGAGGGACAAGGACGGCATGCCGCTCACAGCACGCTGC GTGTTTGTGATTGGCCCAGACAAGAAACTGAAGCTGTCAATCCTGTACCCGGCCACAACGGGGCGCAACTTCGACGAGCTGCTGCGGGTGATCGACTCGCTGCAGCTGACCGCGCAGAAACGCGTGGCGACGCCAGTGGACTGGAAG CCAGGGGACAATGTCATGGTTGTTCCAAATCTTTCTGATGATGAGGCTGCATCCCTCTTCCCTTCCGGTGTGACTACCAAAGACCTGCCGTCTGGCAAGAAGTATCTGCGGTACACTCCGCAGCCATGA
- the plpp6 gene encoding polyisoprenoid diphosphate/phosphate phosphohydrolase PLPP6: MPSPKAKGNGGRSGGSPGIGSGGRYEFMSLSRSPSPQLLQRQGSDPTTARLRASESPTRRRGSGSPSGFSGAPSSSATGAQQLPEEDCMRLNPSFIGIAISSLLAIDLWLSKRLGVCACEDSSWGSIRPLMKLIEISGHGIPWLAGVLYCLYKSDSAAGQEVMLNLLMALILDLVLVAVVKAIVRRRRPSHNRMDMFATFSVDRYSFPSGHATRAALCARFLLAHLVLAAPLRVLVLLWAVTVGLSRVLLGRHNVTDVAFGFGMGYCQYNLVEALWVSPVGLHLAMGQWS, translated from the exons atgcctTCCCCCAAAGCGAAGGGTAACGGGGGACGCAGTGGCGGTAGCCCGGGTATCGGCAGCGGCGGACGCTACGAGTTCATGTCACTCAGCCGGTCTCCGTCGCCCCAGCTGCTTCAACGCCAGGGCTCGGATCCGACGACGGCTCGCCTACGAGCCTCAGAGAGCCCGACGCGCCGCAGAGGCTCGGGATCGCCCTCGGGATTCTCGGGTGCCCCGTCGTCTTCGGCTACTGGCGCACAGCAGCTGCCGGAGGAGGACTGTATGCGACTTAACCCGTCATTTATCGGTATCGCGATCAGCTCACTGCTCGCCATTGACTTGTGGCTGTCAAAGCGCCTCGGGGTTTGCGCCTGCGAAGACTCGTCATGGGGCAGCATCCGGCCGCTGATGAAGCTGATCGAGATCTCCGGCCACGGTATACCCTGGCTGGCCGGTGTGCTGTACTGCCTGTACAAGAGTGACAGTGCCGCAGGCCAGGAGGTCATGCTTAATCTCCTCATGG CGCTCATCCTGGACCTGGTCCTGGTTGCTGTGGTGAAGGCCATTGTGCGCCGCCGCCGGCCCTCGCACAACCGGATGGACATGTTCGCCACCTTCTCGGTGGACCGTTACTCGTTCCCGTCGGGCCACGCCACACGGGCCGCCCTGTGCGCACGCTTCCTGCTGGCGCACCTGGTGCTGGCAGCGCCACTGCGTGTGCTTGTGCTGCTCTGGGCCGTCACTGTGGGCCTCTCCCGCGTGCTGCTGGGGCGCCACAACGTCACTGACGTGGCCTTCGGCTTCGGGATGGGCTACTGCCAGTACAACCTGGTGGAGGCGCTGTGGGTCTCGCCGGTCGGCCTACACCTTGCCATGGGCCAGTGGAGCTGA